The Athalia rosae chromosome 4, iyAthRosa1.1, whole genome shotgun sequence DNA segment AGCGTGTCCGAGAACCAGTAGTGTCAGTGCCGATGTCATGATCGTAGCGCTATTAGACGTATGAGAGTTAGAACTACGCGAAAACTTGTCTCGGAAGCTCGTTTCTGGTAATCTTTGAGCGGAAACAGCGATACCCTGACCGCAAGTGGTTTGCAGTCAGGATCAGATGAACTCATAGTCCAGTTATTCTTCTCACAATTGAAATTACGATCGCCGCGAAACGTGATGCAAATTAATCGTGATTGAAGCAGCACAATTGGCAAACGTTACggattttcaaatcattcgcgaaattatcaaatttgcCTCAAAGTAAGTACTGTACCTCCCTTATTCAGTTTTTGACGATTCTTTGAAATGTGATTAGTTTTTGCGTATgatttcataaaaaataactCAGAATGGTAAACCACAACAGCTGaatattcgttgaaatttcatttattgcgAACGCTCCTCACAATGGATACAAAATTTAACGTACAATTTACAGTATAATTCCGAAAATATATCGAAAGGTGCACGAGGCATTTTCGACCACTGTAGTTCGCTAGGATATTATTGAGATTAACTCAAGCTCCCGTTGGAAACGAGACGTATTCCCAAGGTTGTTCGCAAATGAAACCGTACATTCCGAAGCAGTCGATATCATTGTAGAATCCGGCTTTCGTGATTGAACCACAGTTCTCATTGACGATACTAGGCTCACCAGGGCCCCATTTCAGCCATCCTGTTTTGTTCAACGGGTCGCCGTGGACGGTAACGTAGTCGCCTTTGCTGTGGAGCTCGTGGAAACCACAGTGAGCGTAAAACGAGTTGGCCGAACCCTTGTGGCTTTCCTTTCCTACCCAAAGTGCCTTGACTGCTTCGGCTTCAGCGTCCGAATTTACTACCAGCAACTGACCACCTTCGGCAATGCACGTCCTTCTGGCGGTCTGCCAAATACCCGCTGTGGTATGGAGCTTGTAGGCACCGATGCCCTCGACGTATcttcgaaggagaaaaaaaaaataaataaaaacaaacgttAACCGGCTTTATTTCAACGTCGAAACAATTGCCAAGATCTTTCGCATTTCGAAGGAGCTGACaaagaacgttgaaaattgacgataggAAATTCATTTCACTTACGTGTAGTCGGGGCGTCTGACCGGAGGCAGACAAGACTTCAACTCTTGCCTGGGCAAGGCGGCTATTTGGGGTGCGGTAAAGTTCGGTGTCAGGAGACAAAAGTTCCCGAAGAGAGCGAACGCGAATGGGGACAACATCGTTGCAGTGTTCGAAGTAATACAAGAAACTGTACGTACCGAAGGAACTGGTACGGGCTTTTATAGTTGAAAATCGTGACCCCCAAGATTACAGCTGCCGTGGTTATATGtgtgtcaaattttttcaacttgtcgATTTGTTCGCCGGAGCAAATTCGTTTCTTTTAATTGGCCaactcaatattttttttttttcacattatatAATAATCGACTTTTTCAACTTGCAAAAGCGAAGCGATCGTAGCTATCTTGAGAACACATGACCCTCCGCCTcgcctctccccccccccaccccctcccccccgccacttgtaaaaaaatttcaaacgaagcagtttttttcgtctatgaaaaaaaaaaaaaaaatccactggctatattttatgaataaaaaaactactCATCAGATCTGTGCGCGCGGGCTATAGCTCGTCGtgtaatgtgaaaaaaaatctaaccaGCATTgcaaaagaggaagaaaagctCGTTAATCATTATCTTGTCTATGATACGTCAGTGAAACGTTACATAATTTCAACATCGCTAATTATAATTGACAGGAGCCAAGATTTAATTCGTGCATCGACGCATTCTCGACAAGTGCACTTCTAATTTTCTCATTGCAACACGAATTCTGAAAATGTTGGGGCGATTTTTACACGACAGAGATGACGATGAGAATTCGGAAAGCCTGAATTCCCAATGTCGCCCAGCCCATCAAATCTCAATTACTTTTGATTAAGAATttcgcttttgatttttttttttatcatcagcGAACTCCaatttcatcaaataaaaaacgaacagTGTAGTTTCTCATCCGATACAAGAACATTGTAATTTCACCTGAAAATTGAcgtaatttattgaatttgaaatcaatgGGGCCACTTTAGCCTCCATCGGAAGTTGAAAGGCGTCTTAAAAATATCTACCATATCCTCGCCCCTCGATATCACTGTACGGAGAAGACTCGAAGTGATCTTAAAATTCCATCGAACCGTGCCAATAATTGAACCCAATTCAGCTACCTCTACATAAAGCTCGACATCCGATggcataaaaatttcatccactCCTTATCCAGTTTTGACGGTGGGTCCAGTGGAGTTATTTCGTCGCTCTGGTTCGCGTGATAGAAGTCAAATGAAAACGAAGTCGCAAAAAATTATTGGCTACAAATTTGctcctattttatttctagttTCAACAGAGCAACCGCGTAATCAGCGTTCGGTCACGAAGATACCGCGAGCGAATTACGGGCTGTGGACGTTCGTTTGACGACAATCAAAAACAGTAAGTTTACACaaacgtttcaattttcatttcgtttattACACGGATCGATATTACAGAAAACAGACAACGTCTAGAATCACATTCATCCCAGCAGTTGTCACTTTTGACCCAATGGCGGCTCCCGCTCGAAGTTAGTCGTATAACTTTACCTCTCCTGTACTAGTTAGTAGATTCAGATGAAAACCATATCGGAAGAAACACGTGAAGTATATTCATCTATTCACAGATCGAAGGGATAAGGGTCGTGCTTGCTCTTCGTTTCGATGAGTTTCAACCAAAACGGAGGACCTTCGGTCGCCGGATCGAAATCGTACAACCCCGGCTCACCTACGAGTATAAAACGCAAATACCTAGCAGCTTCTCCGGGCTGATTTTTGGCCAATCTCTGGAACCATGTGAGAGCCTCCTGAGTACTGTTGGTCACGGTTTCTCTGATCCAGGCGACAGCCTCTTCCGTGTCGTCCCTCGTCGATTTTCGTTGGTACCAAGTTCCGGCTTGTTGGTTTTCTTCCAACGCCTGATTTATGTACCATAACGCGTTCTCGGTATTTTGCGCCAACTTGGTGGCGATCTCCGGCCACCGTTTGACTCCTTCGCTCACTGTGGCGACGGTATCCCGTGTGTTACGAAGTGCTTCTTTCAACCAGATCGAAGCAGTTTCGGGATTTTCCAACAGTTCGTCCCTCAGCCATGACGTTTTGTCACTGGTGTCGGTCAGTAGGATCTGTTTCACCCACCAAGAAGCATTGTGGACAACGGAATGATCGTCCTCGGACAACGCCGCCGCTGCCAATATCGCTAAAACTCTTGGTACAATTTCACTTTCATCGAATCCCTTGGATTCTAACTCTTTGATGGCTATTGTGTATATCAGAGTATCGTTCGACAAGGTCTCTCTAAGTTCTCCGATCACGTACTCGGTGTCGTTTCTGCCCGCTTTCAAACTCTCCCAAGTCGCGGCGTCCTGATTTTCGTCCAGCGCTTGATCGATGTACCACGATTCGATCGCCATTTCTCGTCTCAGTTCCGCGACGATTTCGGGATTTGCGGCGAACCATGTATCGAGTAACGTCACCACGTGTCGAGTGTCGTTAAGAGTGTCCTTTATCCACGAACTAGCCGCTCCGTGGTCGTTCTTCAACAACTCTCTCAGCCATAACAGTTGATCGCTCTTGTCGGCTGCGACCACTTCTTCCTCTATCCACCGAAGAGCATTGTGGGGACCCTCGACTAccctgttggaaaaaaaaaggaagaatcgagataaaaaaaggagacggaGATCCAGGTAACACTTGACCATAAGGTTCTACCGTTCGTATTTTAGCACTCGTATACTCGAAGATTCTTAGTTGCTTGACGTTCGATTGAATTGAGCAGTTTTTGACGAGAATGAACACAAAATGCttcgaatttcaatcgaatcTGAGCGATTGGCTCCATGCGGAATGACTCGATTAGGATtggggaaaagaataaaatcgagATCTTCATCGTGGAAACTTGGTAAATCGAGACGATCACTTACGGTATCGGGTCTGCACCCAGTAGATAAGCTTGTCCgagtaagagaaaaatcaaaggcgTCCACATCGTTGATCGGTCGAAACAACGATTAACTCTGCACCGTATAGGGCTGATCTCGACTTTATATACGGGACTAGGTGACCCCTGCGAGCTTTACTACCTACTGAATGTAAAATAGTTGTTATCGTATTTACAAGTACGGTACGATCGGTGTGTGAAACCGATAACAAGTGACCTTAGTGTCACTCGCCATCTTTGGCTACGGCTAATATTCCAGTTGAAATTAAGTAACGCAATTACACGACGGAACGTTTACTCGAATATCTTTAATCGGAAATCGAATACGACCTCGAATCAGCCTTACTCGGACGTATTTTCGAGAATCGaagctttttttattccaatatcGGGACTGCGTAACGATCGTGGGGATGCGGTTTCGTTTTGGACGAGTGACGATAAACggggataaaataattttcattttatttcaacattgGATCGCAACATTTCGTGAATCGCATTATTTTATAAGAAAGTCGCGTGATTCGTTGAAATTCAGTCCGCGCTCATCGCACCTTCCTTTATCAACTCGTTCTTGAGTTGCAAAAATCTTCCCCACAACGTTGTGGCCAACTTGTCATCCGGAGAACTGATTTCACTCGATTCCTCCGACGACGTTCTGCCGTAAGCATCCATCGCTAACGTCAGTATGGATcctcggaatgaaaaaatacccTGCGAGGTGTCGTCTACCAGAGCTTTCGCCCACGTAAGAATTTCTTGAGTTTCGTTGGTCAGAGCTCCTCTGAACCATTCCAAAGCTTCTTCGGTATCGTTTCTTCCGGCCTGCAGTCTTTTCCATGTTTCAGCATCCTGATTATCGTCCAGTGCTTGATCGACGTACCACAAATATTCATCGTCTACCAATTTAACACGAGAATAGGTCACGTTTTTAATGGCTTCAGTCATGTTCGAATAGATATCCCGAGTGTTGACTAGCGCCTGTTTTATCCACGCCGAAGTCGCTGCCGAATTGTCCTCCAATCCTTTTCTCAACCATCTCGTTTCGTTATTTGAGTCGGTTAGCAGCGCTTCTTTTACCCACCGAAAAGCGTTGTAGGGTTCATCGACGCTTCTGtcgcaaaaaaaagagaaaaaaaaaaaaacgaaatcggaATGAGACTAAATTTTGAACGTTGCCGAATCGCACGTCGATTATCTGGCCCGAACATATATAGAAACGAAATTCCTACCGATATCAAAAAATCTGGAACAGAATGACTTACGGTATCGGATCAGCGGTTGTCAGGTATCCTTGTACGAGAAGCAAGAAGATGAACGGAGACCACATAGTGCTTAATAAGATTCCAAATCGATTCTGTACGGAGATCAGTATGATATTGACTATATATTCGACGGAATTACTCTTCTCGTCCGCAGTCGTTGTGCATATCGTTATCGCTTTCGATACggtatacataataaaattGTTGTTGGTATCTGTAATCTTCGTTAAATAGTGACCCTGGCGTCCATTAatgttactttttattttctgaaatGATGTAATATTACATTGAAGTAGCGCCAGATACTGGCTTTCGAATGCTCCAATCGTTAAGCTGGTAATTTTCACAAATTGAAAACATGACGATACGAGATAAGAGTTAATAATATAGCGAGCGGGTTGAATGAAGCGCGAGAAGGAGTGAAAAGTTGATGAATTACATGCGCTCTTTCTAGTCGGACTTTTTCATATCGAGCCAAAATTAGTTTGACAAATAATGTACCAGTCGATgacgttgaaattaacgagacgGTTTGGAATTACGCTGATTCAGTATTGCCTCGTGATTCTTTACTTTTCGCAAATTGTAATGCGGAATATCGCATCTTCACCCTCTGACCTCACCGTTGCCGTTCCTCGGAAAGCGCTGTCActgcatttttgttttctatattACTTCATCATTCCTACCGCGTAGAGTTGAAACCACATCTCAATgcaaaatatcgatttttccaaacattgcgttaaaacaaaaaaatatattccaacttcaaaatttcatccgtGAAAGgtgctccccccccccttaacGTTCcgccaaattttttcattcacctcgGTCGTTAGAACGCGCCACGAAACGGAGAGACGTTCAATTCGCATCGACCCTGCCGATTTCCGTTCGTTCCGTAACAAGCTGAACAGGCTGTTGCATCTGATATTGCAACGTGTACGTAGGTGTGTAGGGTAATTCGCAAACGAATCCAGCGGGATTATCGCAGTTTCCGTCATTCAATTTTCCGTCGACGAAAATCGAACCGCAATTCTCGTTGTTTCCAAGACTGTTCGGTTCACCGGGTAGCCACACGTCGTATCCAGCTTTCGTCAGAGATTCACCGAATATCGTCACCCAATCGTCACGCCCGTAAAAATTGTGGAATCCGAGGCTCGCGAAGTTCGAGTCTCTCGAGTCACGATGTTGTCCCGATTGTCTGAGAAGTTGACCGACCACTTCGGCTTCCGCTTGCGAATTTATCACCGCGAGATGAGCACCCTCGTCTTCGCAAGCGCGACGCGCCATGTTCCAACTTTTCGCCTGTGTGTGAACCTTGTGCGCACCGATTTCAGGCGTGTATCTGGGGGAAGAAAATCGAGCGATTTACTCCACGGTCCACTggcttaaaaaatttatattttcaaggaTCGTCGGGTTTTATTTGCTGCGAATCGAATTTCTCACGTGTAACCGTAACGCTGAGCTTGAAGTTGAAGCAGGCCCAGATTCAGGGAAAGAGGTGAATAAGGATTCGGTCCCACCGGCCGATTGTCACCTCCCAACGAATTGGCGTAACCGAGTACGATCCACGTCAACGCAGTCGTCATTATTGTTCTATGCTCGAATACGAAAGCGAATCAACTACGTGCGGGAAGAATTTCGCTCTCGGGTTTATATAGCCGCTGCTTCATTTACGATTTATCGAATTCCGCGCTTTACGCGATGTATTATTAACTGATAATGTGAATTATGAGTGATTGGCGTATACTTGTACTAAACTTAACtgtaaatattattcattacgTACGCAGACATCACTCGATACGAGGAATATTTCAACCTCGTGATCGTTAGCGGATCAAATTCCATCGATTCTTTAtgtactttgaaatttttctttatttttcatccaattcgAACTTGTACATTTAGCGCAaagcaatctttttttttatcacaacgtttttacttttctaaaATTCGTGGAGGAatgtagttgaaaaaaaaatgcgcagATCGCCTATGCTACCGTATTCTTGCTGGTCTTGGCTTCGAGGAGTTTCGACCAGAAATCTTCGTCGTCCTCTTCAACCGATAGCGAAAGTGACGAGTTATCGTCCGTTTCAGGTGAGACGAAAAGGAAAGACAGTACGAATCTGGCCTCCTCGTTTTCGTTCGATAGAACTTCTTTCAACCACGACAGAACCTCTTGAGTACTGTTGGCCAAATTGCCCCTTATCCAACGCGCTGCCGTTTCCGTATCGTTTCTTTCCGATTTCAGTTTATCCCAAGTTTCGGCGTCTTGGTGTTCGTCGAGCGCCTGATCGACGTACCACAGTCCGCTTCGAGTCTCACTTTCCACCACATTGATCGCTTGAGTCTCGTTCTTGAGCGCCAATTTTATCGCAGCCATGCACTCCTTGGTGTTACGAAGCGCTTGTTTTATCCATCCGGTGGCTCCCTCGGGATCTTTCACCAACGCGTCCCTCAGCCAGGCCGTTTCGTCACCGGTACCGGACAGAACCACACGTTTCACCCACGTGAGAGCGTTACGCGGTTCGTTAGAATCGGCTTGGGAGAGTTTCTTCCACAGAGATTcaccttcgtcgtcgtcggaggtGGAGTCATCCTCGTCGCCGCTCGCTATCGCCGCCATcagaagaagtaaaaatttcGGAGCTCCGTCGTTGTCTTCCTCAGCCGGCCATTCGTTGATCGCTTCTACGAACAAAGCGCTTTCGTTCGTCAATGTTTCCCTCAGTTCTTTTATAGCGAACTCGGTGTCGTTTCTGCCCGCTTTCAAACTCTCCCAAGTCGCGGCGTCCTGATTTTCGTCGAGGGCTTGATCGACGTACCACGATTCGATCGCCGTTTCTCCGATCAGCGAGTCGAGAATTTCGCTGTTGTTAGCGAACCAAGTTTTGCATATCCTCAGGGCGTTTTGAGTGTTGTTCAGAGTCTTTCTGATCCACGCGGTAGCCGCGTCCGGCTCGTTTACCAGCCACTGTCTCAGCCACAGCGAATCCTCGCTAGTGTCCCTTTCGACGACTTCGTGTCGCAACCACGAAAAAGCGTTGCGAGGTTCCTCGGCTTTTCTGCggaggtgaaagaaaattgttgaGGTGAGAACGCgaccgacgatgaaaaaaaataaagtggaCGTTGAATCGGTAGCGGGGTGCAACGATCGTCTGACGACGTTTAAGTAACTTACGGTAGCGGGTCCGCGTTCAGCAGACAAGCTTGCccaacgaagagaaaaatcaacgtCGTCCGCATGTTGATCGGTTGAATTCGCGAAGCGATCTGTACACCCGGTGATCGATCGCGATTTTATACGCGGAATTAATAGGACATTCGTTATCGCCCGGTGACCTGACAACGACGATCGCAGCTGGTGCTCTGGTGACGCTCAAAATATACTGCAGAAATTGAGTAACTTATCTGCCGTTATACAAGAGATAGAAGTTAATCGGAAACGGACTTCGGATAATCGTaccgaaaaaaagagaccaCATACCACAAATTCGTTTAGGAAAGTTTCTATTAAAagtttggagagaaaaaaaaaaaaaaaaacaatcctgTTCGCAAAAATTATCTACTACCCTACGATACAGTGAAGATCTCGGTCCATCCGAGACCTTTGGATCTTCTTTATCAATGAcctctcttatttttatgTTCGTCCTCCGCCGTGTCATTGAGTACCCCgggtgaaatttgaaagtcTTATCGTAGACCGGCCTTGTTtgaattcgcaaaaaaatttattcgtcgcCAATAGTTACGATATCTTCAATAACATCGAACATCTCACCCCGTTAATTTGACCCGTGATTGGACAGAAGCAAAAACGTCTCAAccgacaaaaattatttttttttttcaaagcattGCGAAAACGTAAAGCGCCTCGCACACGTCGTGAAAATATGTCGGTCgcacgttctttttttttttaagaatgtCATCCGTGTGAATTTGCCCAATCGAGAGCTGATTCCAGTTTTTCTTTTGGGCGTAAAAGCGGCCCTTAGCTGAAATAAATTGTTCATCTAAATTAATCGGAAGAATTTTCTTCGGGTATCCGGACTCACAACCAGTTTAACGTTCGATCATGTTTTATTCTATTCctacaaagaaataaaagattcGTAGTGACATTTTCATTGCgaacaataaatttttgtaatttatacgAATGAAGATGGCGAGTCCCGTCAGACGGTGGAATCCTCATCGGATCGCGtattcttctttcctcttcgTTACCATCGTACAGATGAGATGAAAATCACGTCGAAGAAGAGCTGCGGAGAATTTATCTATGCTTCCGACGTAGGTGAGTTCGGATGCGTCGCCTCGTCGTCATTTTTCGCTTTGACAAGTTTCGTCCATATAGCGTCAACTTCTTCATCCGACGAAGGACTAGCTACATCTTCATCCGATTC contains these protein-coding regions:
- the LOC105690013 gene encoding hemolymph lipopolysaccharide-binding protein-like, with the translated sequence MLSPFAFALFGNFCLLTPNFTAPQIAALPRQELKSCLPPVRRPDYTYVEGIGAYKLHTTAGIWQTARRTCIAEGGQLLVVNSDAEAEAVKALWVGKESHKGSANSFYAHCGFHELHSKGDYVTVHGDPLNKTGWLKWGPGEPSIVNENCGSITKAGFYNDIDCFGMYGFICEQPWEYVSFPTGA
- the LOC105690043 gene encoding uncharacterized protein LOC105690043 — encoded protein: MWTPLIFLLLGQAYLLGADPIPVVEGPHNALRWIEEEVVAADKSDQLLWLRELLKNDHGAASSWIKDTLNDTRHVVTLLDTWFAANPEIVAELRREMAIESWYIDQALDENQDAATWESLKAGRNDTEYVIGELRETLSNDTLIYTIAIKELESKGFDESEIVPRVLAILAAAALSEDDHSVVHNASWWVKQILLTDTSDKTSWLRDELLENPETASIWLKEALRNTRDTVATVSEGVKRWPEIATKLAQNTENALWYINQALEENQQAGTWYQRKSTRDDTEEAVAWIRETVTNSTQEALTWFQRLAKNQPGEAARYLRFILVGEPGLYDFDPATEGPPFWLKLIETKSKHDPYPFDL
- the LOC125500706 gene encoding uncharacterized protein LOC125500706 isoform X2, producing MYTVSKAITICTTTADEKSNSVEYIVNIILISVQNRFGILLSTMWSPFIFLLLVQGYLTTADPIPSVDEPYNAFRWVKEALLTDSNNETRWLRKGLEDNSAATSAWIKQALVNTRDIYSNMTEAIKNVTYSRVKLVDDEYLWYVDQALDDNQDAETWKRLQAGRNDTEEALEWFRGALTNETQEILTWAKALVDDTSQGIFSFRGSILTLAMDAYGRTSSEESSEISSPDDKLATTLWGRFLQLKNELIKEGAMSAD
- the LOC105690028 gene encoding uncharacterized protein LOC105690028, whose product is MRTTLIFLFVGQACLLNADPLPKAEEPRNAFSWLRHEVVERDTSEDSLWLRQWLVNEPDAATAWIRKTLNNTQNALRICKTWFANNSEILDSLIGETAIESWYVDQALDENQDAATWESLKAGRNDTEFAIKELRETLTNESALFVEAINEWPAEEDNDGAPKFLLLLMAAIASGDEDDSTSDDDEGESLWKKLSQADSNEPRNALTWVKRVVLSGTGDETAWLRDALVKDPEGATGWIKQALRNTKECMAAIKLALKNETQAINVVESETRSGLWYVDQALDEHQDAETWDKLKSERNDTETAARWIRGNLANSTQEVLSWLKEVLSNENEEARFVLSFLFVSPETDDNSSLSLSVEEDDEDFWSKLLEAKTSKNTVA
- the LOC125500706 gene encoding uncharacterized protein LOC125500706 isoform X1, producing MKKSFSRFIQPARYIINSYLVSSCFQFVKITSLTIGAFESQYLALLQCNITSFQKIKSNINGRQGHYLTKITDTNNNFIMYTVSKAITICTTTADEKSNSVEYIVNIILISVQNRFGILLSTMWSPFIFLLLVQGYLTTADPIPSVDEPYNAFRWVKEALLTDSNNETRWLRKGLEDNSAATSAWIKQALVNTRDIYSNMTEAIKNVTYSRVKLVDDEYLWYVDQALDDNQDAETWKRLQAGRNDTEEALEWFRGALTNETQEILTWAKALVDDTSQGIFSFRGSILTLAMDAYGRTSSEESSEISSPDDKLATTLWGRFLQLKNELIKEGAMSAD